The following coding sequences are from one Chondrinema litorale window:
- a CDS encoding aldehyde dehydrogenase family protein, producing MNKSIEITSPYTQNLIRELPLIDKESVSNILNTAHNLFENQAQWIPPYQRIQILERTTLLMSDRIEELTLIVTNEGGKPYKDSKAEVQRAIKGVKLAAEHISQMKGEQVPMELSEASLHRISFTQKEPIGVVVSISAFNHPLNLAIHQIVTAIAAGCPVIFKPSLLTPLSSLVLADILEEAGLPSGWLQVVLCDDKTAEALVINPKVNFFSFIGSAKVGWYLKSKLAPGTRCSLEHGGAAPVIVESDADFDEMIPDLTKGAFYHAGQVCVSVQRIYVHQEVCEKFIHQLSKATDRLIVGNPLDKNTDVGPLISPNEVNRMEDWVKEAIEKGAKLIIGGQKISPTCFQPTILFNPPEEAKVSKEEIFGPVVCIYPYTNRDEAIKKGNALDFHFQASVFTKNIDVALETTKKLNATAVMVNDHTAFRVDWMPFGGRDTSGIGMGGISQTIDDMTREKLIVFKSKHI from the coding sequence GACAAAGAGTCTGTAAGCAATATTTTAAATACTGCTCATAACTTATTTGAAAATCAGGCTCAATGGATTCCCCCATATCAAAGAATTCAAATATTGGAAAGGACCACTTTGCTAATGAGTGATCGTATAGAAGAGTTGACTTTGATAGTAACAAATGAAGGTGGAAAACCTTATAAGGATTCAAAAGCAGAGGTACAAAGAGCTATTAAAGGTGTGAAATTAGCTGCTGAACACATCTCACAAATGAAAGGTGAGCAAGTACCCATGGAGCTTTCAGAGGCTTCTTTACATAGAATATCTTTTACACAAAAGGAACCTATTGGCGTAGTAGTTTCCATTAGTGCGTTTAATCATCCATTGAACTTGGCTATTCATCAAATAGTTACCGCAATTGCGGCTGGTTGCCCAGTAATTTTTAAGCCATCTTTATTGACGCCGCTATCAAGTCTTGTGCTTGCAGATATTCTCGAGGAAGCAGGATTGCCCTCTGGATGGTTGCAAGTGGTATTGTGTGATGATAAAACAGCTGAAGCATTGGTTATCAATCCCAAAGTAAACTTTTTCTCTTTTATAGGGTCCGCAAAAGTAGGGTGGTATTTAAAAAGCAAATTGGCACCCGGTACAAGATGTTCATTAGAACATGGGGGTGCAGCACCTGTAATTGTTGAGAGTGATGCTGATTTTGATGAAATGATTCCTGATTTGACAAAAGGGGCTTTTTATCATGCCGGTCAGGTTTGTGTTTCCGTACAAAGAATTTATGTACATCAAGAAGTTTGTGAAAAATTTATACACCAATTATCAAAGGCAACAGACAGACTAATTGTTGGAAATCCATTGGATAAAAACACAGATGTGGGGCCGCTTATTTCCCCGAATGAAGTAAATCGTATGGAAGATTGGGTAAAGGAAGCCATCGAAAAAGGAGCTAAACTCATCATCGGAGGACAGAAAATTTCACCTACTTGTTTTCAACCCACCATATTATTTAATCCACCTGAAGAGGCAAAAGTATCAAAAGAAGAAATTTTTGGACCAGTTGTATGCATATATCCTTATACAAACAGGGATGAAGCCATAAAAAAGGGCAACGCTTTAGATTTCCACTTTCAAGCATCTGTTTTTACCAAAAATATTGATGTTGCTCTGGAGACTACAAAAAAGCTAAATGCAACTGCGGTAATGGTCAATGACCACACAGCATTTAGAGTGGACTGGATGCCCTTTGGAGGAAGAGATACTTCTGGTATAGGTATGGGCGGAATATCACAAACAATAGATGACATGACAAGGGAAAAACTGATCGTTTTTAAAAGCAAACATATTTGA